In Desulfobulbaceae bacterium, a single genomic region encodes these proteins:
- a CDS encoding nitronate monooxygenase, with product MKLPSLTIGGLTAPIPLIQGGMSIRVSTAALAVPVAECGGIGVIGGSGIPVDELKADIIKAKKSTKG from the coding sequence ATGAAATTACCTTCGTTGACCATAGGGGGCCTGACGGCGCCCATACCTTTGATCCAAGGCGGCATGTCCATTCGGGTTTCAACCGCTGCTTTGGCAGTGCCGGTGGCCGAATGCGGCGGTATCGGTGTTATCGGCGGCTCCGGTATCCCTGTTGACGAGTTGAAGGCGGATATTATTAAGGCCAAAAAGAGCACTAAGGGGAT